One window from the genome of Halomicrobium zhouii encodes:
- the pstB gene encoding phosphate ABC transporter ATP-binding protein PstB, with product MSKDVTQDPETDSEKLISTDVSTGDAADDAPDGGQARTVIESKDLDVFYGDTQALQSIDLAIPARQVTAMIGPSGCGKSTFLRCINRMNDLIDIARVDGELLFEGKNVYDGDVDPVALRRRIGMVFQHPNPFPKSIYDNVAYGLRIQDKTENLDQKVEQALKRAALWDEVKDRLDESALDLSGGQQQRLCIARAIAVDPEVILMDEPASALDPIATSQIEDLIEELAEEFTVVIVTHNMQQAARISDKTAVFLTGGELVEFGNTNEIFENPENDRVEDYITGKFG from the coding sequence ATGTCCAAGGACGTGACCCAAGACCCCGAGACGGACAGCGAGAAACTGATTTCGACCGACGTGTCCACCGGCGACGCCGCCGACGACGCCCCGGACGGGGGCCAGGCCCGCACCGTCATCGAATCGAAGGACCTGGACGTCTTCTATGGCGACACGCAGGCGCTCCAGTCGATCGATCTGGCGATTCCCGCGCGCCAGGTCACGGCGATGATCGGCCCCTCCGGCTGTGGCAAGTCGACGTTCCTGCGGTGTATCAACCGCATGAACGACCTCATCGACATCGCCCGCGTCGACGGCGAGTTGCTGTTCGAGGGGAAGAACGTCTACGATGGCGACGTCGACCCGGTCGCGCTCCGCCGCCGCATCGGCATGGTGTTCCAGCACCCCAACCCCTTCCCCAAGAGCATCTACGACAACGTCGCCTACGGACTGCGGATCCAGGACAAGACCGAGAACCTGGACCAGAAGGTCGAACAGGCCCTGAAGCGGGCGGCGCTGTGGGACGAGGTGAAAGACCGCCTCGACGAGTCCGCCCTCGACCTCTCGGGCGGGCAACAGCAGCGACTCTGCATCGCCCGCGCCATCGCCGTCGACCCAGAGGTCATCCTGATGGACGAACCCGCGAGCGCACTGGACCCCATCGCCACCTCACAGATCGAGGACCTCATCGAGGAACTGGCCGAGGAGTTCACCGTCGTCATCGTCACCCACAACATGCAGCAGGCCGCGCGCATCTCGGACAAGACGGCCGTCTTCCTCACCGGCGGCGAACTCGTCGAGTTCGGGAACACGAACGAGATCTTCGAGAACCCCGAAAACGACCGCGTCGAGGACTACATCACCGGCAAGTTCGGCTAA
- a CDS encoding HAD family hydrolase: protein MISTDYDAIVFDNDGVLIEPTDRERLYDAVHRSFEHFDVVAEEALVRRAVEEDDLPFDDVRETHGLDPGEWWARREAAAVEIQREEIRSGTKALYEDVEALFELDHALAIVSNNQHETIEFIVEHHGLREHFETYYGRDPTVEGAERKKPDPHYVERALDELGTTDALYVGDSEKDVVAAERAGIDSAFLRREHRRDLTLAADPTYEFADLRGLVDAVASARMVEE from the coding sequence ATGATTTCGACTGACTACGACGCCATCGTATTCGACAACGACGGGGTACTGATCGAGCCGACCGACCGCGAGCGGCTGTACGACGCGGTCCACCGGAGCTTCGAGCACTTCGACGTCGTCGCCGAGGAGGCCCTCGTTCGGCGGGCCGTCGAGGAGGACGACCTGCCGTTCGACGACGTTCGGGAGACCCACGGACTCGACCCGGGAGAGTGGTGGGCGCGCCGGGAGGCCGCCGCCGTCGAGATCCAGCGCGAGGAGATCCGGTCGGGGACGAAGGCCCTCTACGAGGACGTCGAGGCGCTGTTCGAACTGGACCACGCGCTCGCCATCGTCAGCAACAACCAGCACGAGACCATCGAGTTCATCGTCGAGCACCACGGACTCCGCGAGCACTTCGAGACCTATTACGGCCGGGACCCGACGGTCGAAGGGGCCGAACGGAAGAAGCCGGATCCCCACTACGTCGAGCGGGCGCTCGACGAACTCGGCACGACCGACGCGCTGTACGTCGGCGACAGCGAGAAGGACGTCGTCGCCGCCGAGCGCGCGGGGATCGATTCGGCGTTCCTCCGGCGCGAGCACCGCCGGGACCTGACGCTGGCCGCCGACCCGACCTACGAGTTCGCCGACCTGCGGGGCCTCGTCGACGCGGTGGCGAGCGCCCGCATGGTGGAGGAATAA